The genome window CGAAGGTCTCATCAACTATATAAACAGCCTTTAAAATATTTGATATCTCAATATTATCTTTTATTTTCCTCTCATCACTTATTATTGAATCAATATATGTTATGGTCTCTAAATTCGCTTTTTTAGATATATTATCATAAATATATAAAGGAATGTTTTTCTCCACAGCAATACTAGAATTGGCTTTAAAAAAACTAGAAATTATATCAAAGGGGTCTTCTAAATCAGTATAGAATTTACAGTCACTAAACATATTTTTGTCTATCTCAGCTTCATGCAATTTAGGGGCTATTATATAACTTTTAGCATCACTTGTATCTAAAATATAAACAAATGGCCTATCTAAGGATATATTTAAATCTATACCAGTTAAATAGTACAAGTTTTTACCAGGCAAAAGTAATATATAATCAATATTATTTCCCAGCCTGTTTATTATTTTTTTTCTACGCCTTTCAGCCAATTTATCTATCATCATTGAAATAATTTTACTATTTCATCTCTTTCAAACATTTCCAACACCTTACCCTTATACCTGACTTCCTTTTTAGCATCACTAACTACTCGTCCTATCTCGAAAGCATCTACCCCATTTTCATCTAATAAATCTTTTAGAGATTTATTAGATGTTGTTATAACAAGTGTCCCAGCTGTTATAAGCCCTAAAGGATCAATATTATATTCATCACAAAGTATCTTTGAAACATCTATTATTGGCAAACTCTCTAAATCGATAGAAACATTTGAAGCTATTGCTATTTCATAAAGCCCATTAACCAATCCACCCTCTGTTATATCATGCATAGCATTTGCATATTTCCTAGCAATTCTAGCTTCTTCTAAAACAGACAATTTATTCTTTAATTCAACCACACTTTTTAAAAATTTAGAACCAAACTTTTCTAATACTTCATTTTTCTTAATTTCAGCAATTATTGAGGTACCCTCTATACTTACACCTTTAGTTATAATTACTATATCACCATCCTTTGCATTAAAGGATCCTCTTAAATCATCTTTATCACAATAACCTACCATAAAACCAGCAATTACTGGGTTGTTTACAACAGAATTTATCTCAGTATGACCTCCACCAAAATTAATATTATATTTCTCGCATTCACTTTTTATCTCAGCCATAATAACTTCTAATTGTTTCTGACTATATCCTTTTGGTAGCACAATACTGGAGAGAAAAAACCACGGCTCTGCACCCATTGACGCAATATCGTTAACATTAACATTAACACAATATTTACCTGAGGCTATATATGTTACTGGATCAGATGTCACAACTAAATAATTTCTGCCATTATCAAAAACCGAGCAATCAATACCAATACCTGGACCCTTAACCATAGATGCGTCTTGCACACTATAAGTTTTAATAATCTTTTCTAGAATATTATATGAGAGTTTGCCCTCTTCCATATTGGTTTAGCCAAAGAATATTTTAGACATATTATATATATCCATATCCACTGTTTTTAACGCATTAACTGCTCTTTCTAAGGGTACATCTATAATCTTATTGCCACTTAAAGCACACATATGGCCAAATTTTCCATCTTTCACTAATTCATAAGCTTTTATTCCAAACCTAGTTGCTAAAATCCTATCAAATGCACTTGGCGCACCACCTCTTTGAATATGGCCTAATACTACCACCCTTATATCATAATGTAATCTCTCTTTGAGTAAATCCCCTAAAGTATTACCAATGCCACCAAGTTTTACATGGCCAAACTCATCTACTTCTTTCTCTTGAACAAAATGAGTACCCTCTTTAAAAGTAGCACCCTCTGCAACTACTATAATACTAAAATCTTTTCCTCTTTTATGTCTTCTTTTGATAGATTCAACAACATCATCTATATCTATTGGGATTTCAGGTATTAATATATAATCAGCGCCACCTGCTAAACCACCATAGGTTGCAATCCATCCAGCGTGTCTACCCATGACCTCAACAATCATTATCCTATTATGTGATTCTGCTGTTGTATGAAGCCTGTCTATACATTCTGTAACTATATTTATTGATGTATCAAAACCAAATGTAAAATCAGTTGCAGATAAATCATTATCAATAGTTTTAGGAACACCTACGACTTTTAAATCGATATCTTTATATAATTTGTAGGCAACCCCAAGGGTATCTTCACCACCTACAGCAATTAAGGCATCTAAACCTAGTTCATTAAAATTATTTTTTATTCTTTCTGGACCATCTTCTTTTTTATAGGGATTGGTTCGTGAAGTCCTCAAGATTGTTCCACCCCGTGGTAATATCCCTGATATTTTCTCAAGGTCTAGTTCTTCAAATTCTTTATCTAACAACCCTTTCCAGCCATATTTAATACCTAATACATTATCACCATTATTTATAGATTGCCTAACAACAGCTCTAATTACAGGGTTTAAACCAGGGCAATCCCCACCGCCAGTTAATATGCCTATTCTCATTGAATCACCTCTTTTTTATTTTATTAAATTTATATTATACTAATATTAATTCAACCTAATTATAAGTAATTTTCAATAATATTTTTATATTTTTTAACCGCAAAGAAAATAATTAAATATATAGTTATCACAGCTGATATTCCCAAAATAGAACTTTTCATAAATGGATATGTAATAAGCAATAAAAATGGTTTACACAGCGTATTCAAGCTAGTTGCAAAACCACTTGGTAAGGTTACTGTATTAGTTGAAGCAGCAATATCAGTATAAATAGGAGCAATAAAAGTACCAGCATAAAACCCCAATCCATAATATATAATCGTGCATATTAATGTTTTTAAAATATTCCCTTTGTTTATAGCTGATATAATATTAATAGTGTATGCAACGCCAACTAGATCAACTAGAGGCATTACTTTATTGCCAGGTAAAATAAAAGCTAAAAATATAATAAGTGGTATAGAAATTAATGCTGCTATAAAATTATTTGGCTCACCAAAACCAACGGCATCATTAACTGCAAAATAAACCTCTCTTGTCTCACCCCTTTTCAAAACCCATTTTTTTATATATTCAGCAACAACACCAAAAACCTCTCCTATTAATGAGGCGGCTTTTGGAAATATTACAGCAACTGCACCTGTTGCCATACCAACAGTTATGATCTCCACAAAATTTTTAAGAACAAATATGTTTTTAATGTTTGCTAGAAGGCCAATCAATATACCACTTGAAAAACCTAAAAATATAGGCTCCCCAAAAACCCCCATTTATCCTTTAAGGTCTTTGTTGAAATATTTAACCTATCTAATTTTAGTTTGTTTAAAGCAAAATTAGTACAAATTGTAACAGGTATTGTGCCAACCTCATGAGGTATTGCACACACTCCACCAGGAATCTTATAATAAGTTGACCATCTTTTTGCTACAACCTCAGAAATAGTTAAGGTGAACATATTAATTGTAATCATTATGCAAATCGAGAGTATAAAATTACCTGTTAACTGATAAGTAATTAGACCCCATATTGGATATGAATATATATTTACTACATCAGTTATCTGCAATATATTAGTCCATTTAATAAAAAACAAGAAAAGTTGTAAAATTATACCAACACCTATATAAACAACCCCCAGCGTTGTGGCATATGAGACAACCATTGTAGGTGCCCACCCTATATCTAATACAGGTAAATCAATACCTGTTATTTTTATCATCTTTTCAAATACAGGTGTAATAAAAGAAACGTAAGCATTAATTATTAATATTATCCCCTGAAATCCAACGCCTAACTTTATTGCTTGAAACAAAGAGTTCTTTATATTTACTTTTAAAATAACCAATATTGTAAATATTAATATTGGGAGTAGAACAGATACTCCAAGAGCAGTTATAACTGATTTTAACCAAAATAATATGTCAGTCACAACTCTCTTCCACTAAGAATACAATATTGAGGTTTTTCCCTTTTTAAAATTTTTTCTATATCCTTAGCTATAATTGATGGGCCATTATACATTAAGCTCTGGACAGTATTAGAGGTATGTGGTGTCAAAACAACATTATCAAATTTTAATAGAGGGGTATTAGGAGATAACGGCTCTTCGTCAAATACATCTAAAGCTGCCGCTGAGATTAATCCTTCCTCTAAAGCAGAGATCAAAGCGTTAGTATCAACTAAAAGAGATCTTGCATTGTTAACAAAAATAGGCTTCTTTTTCATCTTTTTAAAGGCCTGGGTATTTATCATATGTTTACTTTCTTCACTCACCCTTGCATGCATTAATATAACATCAGAATTACTCAATAAATCATTAAAGGAGGCATAACTACAACCTTCTTTTATAATATCATTTTTATTAGCATATGGATCATAAACTAACACCTTTAGTCCCAAACCTTTAAGTAATTTTGCACTTTCTCTACCAATATTACCAAAACCAATAAGTCCTGCAGTCATATTCTTTAAATCTTTTTCAGGGTAAAAGGTTTCCCACTTGCCTTCTTTAATCTTTGAGTGCAATAAAGGTATACGTCTTCTAGCTGCCAAGAACAAAGTAATAGCATGATCAGCAACTGCTTCTTTATTCCTTCCAGGGGCATTGATTATCCATATATTTTTTTCTCTTGCGACATCAATGTTAACATTTTCATATCCAGCTCTTGAAAGCGCTAAGATTTTTAATTTCTTTGCTCTTGATAAAAACTCCTTATTAACAGGAGTCCAGTGCACTGCAATAATATCAGCTTCTTCAACTTTTTTTAACAAATCTTCTCTTATCTTAATATCTTCTGGACCCTCTAATTCAATTTTTCTCAAATGTGCATAAAAGGCAGCGTCATCCATCGACTCATCTAAATTTGCCAACTCAAAATCAACATCATACTTCTCTAAATATTTAAATTTTTCTAAAAAACATTGCTCAGGAATTCCTCTATCACCTATTATTAAACATTTCATCATAACCTCCTATTATAGTTGATCTAATTGTGTCCATACATTTTCTAATGACTTACAACATTCTAAATATATTCTGTATTTATTATTGTAAGAATAAATTGGCTTAAATG of Deferribacterota bacterium contains these proteins:
- a CDS encoding AIR synthase-related protein: MEEGKLSYNILEKIIKTYSVQDASMVKGPGIGIDCSVFDNGRNYLVVTSDPVTYIASGKYCVNVNVNDIASMGAEPWFFLSSIVLPKGYSQKQLEVIMAEIKSECEKYNINFGGGHTEINSVVNNPVIAGFMVGYCDKDDLRGSFNAKDGDIVIITKGVSIEGTSIIAEIKKNEVLEKFGSKFLKSVVELKNKLSVLEEARIARKYANAMHDITEGGLVNGLYEIAIASNVSIDLESLPIIDVSKILCDEYNIDPLGLITAGTLVITTSNKSLKDLLDENGVDAFEIGRVVSDAKKEVRYKGKVLEMFERDEIVKLFQ
- a CDS encoding 6-phosphofructokinase; translated protein: MRIGILTGGGDCPGLNPVIRAVVRQSINNGDNVLGIKYGWKGLLDKEFEELDLEKISGILPRGGTILRTSRTNPYKKEDGPERIKNNFNELGLDALIAVGGEDTLGVAYKLYKDIDLKVVGVPKTIDNDLSATDFTFGFDTSINIVTECIDRLHTTAESHNRIMIVEVMGRHAGWIATYGGLAGGADYILIPEIPIDIDDVVESIKRRHKRGKDFSIIVVAEGATFKEGTHFVQEKEVDEFGHVKLGGIGNTLGDLLKERLHYDIRVVVLGHIQRGGAPSAFDRILATRFGIKAYELVKDGKFGHMCALSGNKIIDVPLERAVNALKTVDMDIYNMSKIFFG
- a CDS encoding PTS transporter subunit IIC; translation: MTDILFWLKSVITALGVSVLLPILIFTILVILKVNIKNSLFQAIKLGVGFQGIILIINAYVSFITPVFEKMIKITGIDLPVLDIGWAPTMVVSYATTLGVVYIGVGIILQLFLFFIKWTNILQITDVVNIYSYPIWGLITYQLTGNFILSICIMITINMFTLTISEVVAKRWSTYYKIPGGVCAIPHEVGTIPVTICTNFALNKLKLDRLNISTKTLKDKWGFLGSLYF
- a CDS encoding NAD(P)-dependent oxidoreductase; the encoded protein is MMKCLIIGDRGIPEQCFLEKFKYLEKYDVDFELANLDESMDDAAFYAHLRKIELEGPEDIKIREDLLKKVEEADIIAVHWTPVNKEFLSRAKKLKILALSRAGYENVNIDVAREKNIWIINAPGRNKEAVADHAITLFLAARRRIPLLHSKIKEGKWETFYPEKDLKNMTAGLIGFGNIGRESAKLLKGLGLKVLVYDPYANKNDIIKEGCSYASFNDLLSNSDVILMHARVSEESKHMINTQAFKKMKKKPIFVNNARSLLVDTNALISALEEGLISAAALDVFDEEPLSPNTPLLKFDNVVLTPHTSNTVQSLMYNGPSIIAKDIEKILKREKPQYCILSGREL